From one bacterium genomic stretch:
- a CDS encoding GAF domain-containing protein, which translates to MKKTSTVIESIRMLYEISTLIRSDSKLEEKFHLAIEKVREAVGCHSVSLFIAGKKDGKLEEAATVGTRVDLIESIDFDMGSGFSAWVAKHRRAVLIPNLRQSHHKHFRSFVSTPLISGDTLIGVMNLGHKQPDAFTEENLQFLEIIAEQLALLIERTHYEKELISKNRALVKAQGEIKKQHIQIVEMEKYQVLAQMAASINHEINNPLTTIIGNIELLLMIRTDLDETVRKKLTTVLSEAKRIAEITQKLRNMKRVVVENYLERTQEKMIDIDSSSQSE; encoded by the coding sequence ATGAAAAAAACATCCACGGTCATAGAGAGCATTCGGATGCTGTACGAGATCAGTACGCTCATACGGTCCGATTCGAAACTCGAGGAGAAATTTCACCTGGCGATTGAAAAGGTCAGAGAGGCTGTCGGCTGCCATTCCGTAAGCCTTTTTATCGCCGGTAAAAAGGACGGCAAGCTGGAAGAGGCTGCAACAGTCGGTACGCGTGTCGACCTTATAGAATCCATAGACTTTGATATGGGAAGCGGCTTCAGCGCATGGGTGGCAAAACACCGGCGGGCAGTGCTCATCCCCAATCTCAGGCAGAGTCATCACAAGCATTTCAGATCGTTTGTCTCCACTCCGCTCATATCGGGGGATACTCTTATCGGCGTTATGAATCTCGGACATAAGCAGCCGGATGCGTTTACCGAGGAGAACCTCCAGTTCCTCGAAATTATCGCAGAACAGCTTGCCCTTCTGATCGAGCGGACTCATTACGAAAAGGAGCTCATAAGTAAAAACAGGGCGCTCGTCAAGGCACAGGGCGAAATAAAAAAGCAGCACATACAGATCGTTGAGATGGAAAAATATCAGGTGCTTGCGCAGATGGCCGCATCCATCAACCATGAAATCAACAATCCCCTCACCACCATCATCGGAAATATCGAATTGCTGCTCATGATCAGGACCGATCTTGACGAGACTGTCAGAAAAAAACTCACAACAGTGCTTTCGGAAGCCAAGCGTATTGCCGAGATAACCCAGAAGCTCCGAAACATGAAAAGGGTTGTTGTCGAAAACTACCTGGAAAGAACCCAGGAGAAAATGATAGATATCGACTCTTCGAGTCAATCGGAATAG
- a CDS encoding flagellar hook-basal body protein produces the protein MVKGLYLSAYGMIPRIIQQDGIANNLANTSTHGYKKGDIFLRQLITADNALNHARGTDRSQISEDRRIDFTQGTLDRTDNDLDLALNGPGFFRVQDASGNISYTRNGRFYLDNNGYLITKEGMYLINDRNNRIIIQGGDVAIQGNGDIVVDGILANTIGLADFAPTDYPALEPVGKELFRKPDTINEIKPSDDTVFLQGYLESSNVDPIRSMVDMIEVYRMFELGQKSIQIQDQTLQRVVTEIGTIR, from the coding sequence ATGGTTAAAGGACTTTATCTATCGGCATACGGCATGATCCCGCGGATCATTCAGCAGGACGGCATAGCTAATAATCTGGCGAACACTTCAACGCACGGTTATAAGAAGGGCGATATCTTTCTCCGTCAGCTTATCACAGCCGACAATGCCCTCAATCATGCGCGCGGAACTGACCGCTCCCAGATATCCGAGGACAGGCGAATCGATTTTACTCAGGGTACCCTCGACAGAACGGATAATGATCTTGACCTTGCATTGAACGGGCCGGGTTTTTTCAGGGTGCAGGATGCGAGCGGGAATATATCCTATACCCGTAACGGGAGATTCTACCTTGACAACAACGGTTATCTCATCACAAAAGAAGGAATGTATCTCATCAACGACCGTAACAACCGAATCATCATTCAGGGCGGCGATGTAGCGATTCAGGGTAACGGTGATATCGTGGTGGACGGGATACTGGCGAATACCATCGGACTGGCGGATTTTGCCCCGACCGATTATCCCGCACTCGAGCCGGTCGGCAAGGAGCTTTTTCGTAAACCCGATACGATTAATGAGATAAAGCCAAGCGACGATACGGTTTTCCTCCAGGGTTATCTCGAATCATCGAATGTCGATCCGATCAGGTCCATGGTCGATATGATAGAAGTCTACCGGATGTTCGAACTGGGACAGAAATCGATACAGATACAGGATCAGACTTTACAGAGAGTTGTGACTGAAATCGGAACTATACGATAA
- the flgG gene encoding flagellar basal-body rod protein FlgG → MVRAMRTAASGMTAQKLNVDTISNNLANVNTTGYKKSKLEFQDLLYQTYRMAGATSQVGSEVPVELQIGYGTRAVASQRIFSQGNLSQTYNALDVAIDGNGFIPIELPDGTEAYTRDGALKLSREGEIVTSDGYRLTAAITIPAEAEEISVGVDGTVTVRNAGETEVTDIGQITLVKFLNPAGLSAIGRNMFVQTTASGDPIEGIPGENGLGQIRQGFLELSNVETVEEMVNLIIAQRAYEINSKAIQTAEDMTQIANNLKR, encoded by the coding sequence ATGGTACGGGCAATGAGAACTGCGGCGAGCGGCATGACTGCTCAGAAACTGAATGTCGATACCATATCGAACAATCTTGCAAACGTCAACACCACGGGCTATAAGAAATCCAAGCTCGAATTCCAGGATCTTCTGTACCAGACCTATCGTATGGCCGGCGCCACCTCGCAGGTCGGCTCGGAAGTGCCGGTCGAGCTTCAGATCGGATACGGCACCCGCGCTGTCGCCTCACAGCGTATTTTCAGTCAGGGAAACCTGAGCCAGACATACAACGCGCTCGATGTCGCTATCGACGGGAACGGATTCATTCCGATAGAATTACCGGACGGCACCGAAGCATACACCCGTGACGGCGCGCTCAAGCTCTCCCGTGAGGGAGAGATAGTGACTTCGGACGGTTACCGTCTTACCGCGGCAATCACCATACCGGCAGAGGCCGAGGAAATTTCTGTCGGCGTGGACGGCACAGTGACGGTTCGTAACGCCGGTGAGACCGAGGTGACGGATATAGGCCAGATTACCCTGGTCAAATTTCTCAACCCGGCAGGTCTATCGGCAATCGGGCGGAACATGTTCGTCCAGACGACCGCTTCGGGTGATCCCATTGAAGGTATTCCTGGTGAGAACGGCCTCGGACAGATCAGGCAGGGATTCCTCGAACTGTCGAATGTCGAGACGGTTGAGGAGATGGTTAACCTCATTATTGCCCAGCGCGCGTATGAGATCAATTCAAAAGCGATTCAGACCGCCGAAGACATGACCCAGATAGCCAACAACCTGAAGCGATAA